In the genome of Fusarium keratoplasticum isolate Fu6.1 chromosome 13, whole genome shotgun sequence, the window TATTTGCTGAGTTCCTAGGCAATGCACTTCGTCTAACTGGCCATATTATTATGTAATACGACATAAATCTTTCTCTCTTAGCTAGATGCTGCCTGTCAAAACATCTAGGCGCGTGAGGCAAAAGTAGTGGTGTGCTATCTCGCTTCCTACACTGGCTCATACTAATGATCCAAAGCTGCCAGTACGAACAAGATGCAATTACATAGTGAATTCATTTCCAGTAATGGAAAATCCGCACTGGCGACGGAACCACGTCCTTCCCCATGCAGAAAACATTATTTGATCTTCAACACAGCTTTACCAAAGTTCTCGCCTTTAAGCATGCCAACAAGCCCCTCAGCCGCATTTTCAATGCCCTCTGTCACTGATAATTTTGCCTTCATGCTCCCGTCCGCAAACCACTTCTGGAGACTCTCTTGATGCTCCTTGAAGTAGACAGCCCAATAGTCAGGGTTGGTAACGATGAAGCCCTGCATGAGAATCTGCTTGCTGACGACATACGCCATATTCTTGATCCCTGGGCGCTCTGCTATAGGCGTATTATAGCCGCTAATCTAGAAGTCCTAATCAGCCTCATGCTCCTTAGATTATGTGTGCGGTTGTGAGATTACCATTCCACACATTGGGATTCTGCCGCCAATGTTCATGGCTTCGAGTGCGGCTTCGAGGTGGTCTCCACCGACATTCTCGAAATAAATGTCGATGCCGTTAGGAGCAAGTCTGCCCAGCGCGCTCGATGGCGACTCCTTCTTGTAGTTAAACCCCGAGTCAAACCCTAGCTCATTAATTATGAAGTCTAGCTTCTCATCTGAGCCCACAGATCCGATCACAGTCAAACCCGCTCGCTTAGCTACCTGCCCGACAACTTGGCCAACAGCGCCAGCGGCTGAGCTGATGAAGATCGTCTCGCCTTCTTTGGGTTGTCCAATTTTATGCAAGCCAGACCAAGCTGTCAAACCAGGCATCCCTAGGGGCCCGAGAAAGAGGCCAATGTCGAGACTGAACGGGTTCGTGATCTTGCGGACCATCTGCGCCTTGAGGTCCTCCACCCGTGCATATTCGGCGATGGGAGTGGCAGCAACTACCAAGTCACCCTCGTTATATTCGGGACTATCGGTTTTGAGGACTTTAGATACAGTGGCGTTGACGATAGGCTGGTTGATTTCGAAGGCAGCGGAGTACGACTTGATTTTGGGGTCGCGCATTTTGCCCCGGAGATACGGATCGAAAGATGCTTGTAGAATCTCGAGAATAAGGCCGCCCTTTGGAGGCGATTCGAGATCGATCGCTCGTGCTTCAACGGCAAGGTCCTCACCAGGGACTGGAAGTCCATTGGGGACTTTCTTGTAAATGAGGGTCTTGTTGTTACTCATATTGAGACTGCTGTTTCTCAAAACTGTAGTTGATGTGGCGAAAGAGTGGTAAAGATCTGGGGTAGGTTGCATGAAACTTCAGCGCCCTCAATGAGATGCACTATTTATGTAATGTCAAGAGCGGACTTGCAATCGGCAATTCATTTTTATCAGCCTCGGCCAGCCAATACACAAATGCCGTCAATTAAAATTGTCATGCCCATCTCGCCATCTCTTTTCTCCCCGTCGGCGGATTCCAAATCATTAATCCCGTATTCCATCCAGGCATGGCTAGACTCCGTCGGCAAGAGTAGGCCCGCCTCCGTCGGATACTGACTTCACCTTCAGGAATATTCTATAGCGATAGATAACTCTTACATGATAGTTAATTTATGCCGAGGTTAAAATACatattaaatattactaTTCCAGTAAAAATATCTACTTAAACTCGCCACGCCGACTAGTATGGCTTAACTCTTTCCATCGCAGTAGTACTATTACTCATCGGGCTAGCTCCCTAAGGATAAAGAACCCCCGACGGACGTGGTATTAGACCGACGCACCGGCATTGCCGGAAAGCTATGAGGTTAGTGGCTACGAATCTCGGGATACGTTGTTTAGGAAAATAAAACGCGTCCTAGAATGGTCCTGAACTCCGCTTGCGGAGTTTCCTTACTTACTAATCTTAAGGTATAGTAGTAATAAGGGCAAACTAAATATGGCGGATCGCACCCTGTACAATATCTCTGAGGATGGTCACGTGAGCAAGTGGCCGGCCGGGTGATCTCCGGCTCGTGACCTGACTAGGCCCAATTAAGAAGGCCACGTCGTTGCCTaaaagggaaagagggaaTTATTATTAGGGAAGAATAATAAAAGCAATATATATAGATTAAGGGGATCTATACAGATAGCCCTgatttataataaaatatttaacttaaaatatttataatagccttaataTCTTAGGATTAATTtactttttcttattatttattatattttttagattttttatttatttaagtatttaaaaataaaaataaaaataataaaaatatatattattataatattaataaatattaatttattttattttttattttttaatatattttaagttataattataagaaaaataaatataattatataaatatatataataattagtaattttataataaaaattatttaaatttttaataaaataaaaaatattaaaataaaatattaaataaaaatatatttataaagcttatattataataatatctatataaaaatttattaaatataataacttaatataagcttatattattaaaattattaagatattaattaagatattttaatttttattttaggtaatataaaataataaaataataaaaacttaattaaatattattatagctaatataatataatagtatataattaagaaaaaaaccTATTATACTAACTAATTACTATAAGATTACCTTAGATTAATactaagctaatataatccCTTTATAATTCTTagtaagcttataattaaattataattaatgCCCTATAAGCTAGTATAATCTAACCTAATTATCcttagtatataaaatatacttattagtattttcttatataatagctaccttagctattaatataacttagttatacttaataccttaagtatattattagatataacttataccccctttatttaagataatattaataaccccttattaatataaacctaatataattagtttatcccttagaaaaaatataattattatatattaatagctcttatttagtaaattacttatattaccttaaataatattaaatataatagctacCTAGGCTATTCCCGCTAATAACTATTAATAGGTTCTAACTATTAATTACCTAGTTATATCTATTACTTTTATCCCCGCTAACCTAgataaagaaataaataatataaatagctctaataataaagatattaaataactttAGGCTTaaattattactataagcgctaaaataaataatatatataaccttattaaaagGATAAGTAAAAACTAATATAtctaaaatataaaatacctaaataatatttaaattattaataatataatagctataacatacttaataagtgAGCTATACAGTCAAGTGAGCGAGACaaaggtatttatatattaaaaagagaaataaaaaaagcccTTAAAATtctaaaaatagcttaaaatatctataaacctataattatatttattatattaacgtacatgataagcatgcgacgcatccaagtatgcgacgcacttttccctcctacacctaacttttcaattgatcaattgattttTCCACCACTAAATATGTCAGACCTAAATACTGAGGCTaaaacccttcttgcccttcaagcccttcaaaatgacccaaaactaagcgtccgacgcgctgcaaagATCTATAAGGTctccgagccaaggctgcGTCGTCGCAGACagggaatccaatcgcgatgcgattggattccaaaatcacgccgactatctgatcgagaggaacagatcatagttcagttcattctcgacctagattcgcgaggattccccccccGACTGCgtgctgttgaagaaatggccaaccgactgctcgccgaccgcgacgcgtcacccgtcggcaagcgctgggctcataacttcgtcaggcgacacgaAGAGgttaagacgcgtttttttcgtaaatacgactaccagagagctaaatgcgaagatccaaccattatTCGCGATTGGTTTAGGCTCGTGGAGAgcataatcgcgaaatatGGTATTGACCTCGctgatatctataactttgatgagactaGCTTTATGATGGGTCTAATtacaagcggaatggtcgtcacaggcatagataggcgtggaaagccaaaattaGTGtagcctggaaaccgggaatggattataGTGATctaagcgattaatgcggaaggctaggcgatcccgccgtttatcatcggtgcaggccaatatcacctcgccaactggtaccgagaaagtaacctcccgggcgattaggctattgcgacgacccaaaatagctagactaataatgAGAttggtctcgagtggctaaaacactttgaccggtgtacaagcaatcgatcaattagttcctatcgtcttctgatcctagatagccacgaaagtcaccactccgtcgactttgagagatattgcgaggaaaataagattatcacgctttgtatgccacctcattcgtctcatctacttcagccTCTTAATATCGGGTACTTTAACCTACTCAAGCAGGCTTAcagtcgagaaatagagcatctgatcagatgctctataacccacgtttcaaagactaagttctttccggccttctacgccgcatattaggccactatgacggaaagaaatatcaaggcggcttttagaggagccgggcttgttcctcttgacccggaaagtgtagtctcgaagcttaatatgcagctacggactccaacgcctgccgaggaggtagctagcccttcgaccccttgggcgtcaaagactccaaagaccgtccttaaggcccaatctcagtctgaatacctcgatagacgaatcagaaggcatcaaagtagctccccagagtcaattttAGGAGCTCTTAAGTCGCTTACTAAGGGGACTAAGGCAATGATGcatgagaatgccttattgaggtctgagaataaagaccttcgagaggcaaatgagatactaagccggcgccggagggcaaaaaggactagactacagaaaagaggggtaatgacagtagaggagggaaggcaagcaattgatcagatggatattAATacgcaggtagtggcggaatcatcgagaagtggtggtcaaggaaggtcggcgcgaccgggggttcggcattgtggtatctgcggcaagcccggtcataatgcaaggacctatcaggtagtgattgagacgtctggggaagagtatagtgagtagttttaattgatcaattgatttgttgtgtttttatcttagtttataGTAGTAAGGTTTAAGAAAAgtgcgtcgcatacttggatgcgtcgcatgcttatcatgtacgttaactactcttagttataaaataattataagacttaattattataaattttattactaaattACCTCTATTAAAAGAATTAGCTATTAGAAacctttataataatatttttattattataaataaacttataaaatttttatattttatatcttataaagaattaattatagctaaagaatttatttattttttttatttttatattattaaaatatataatatattacttaaaattattataaactaagagctattatttactttaaaattttaataaaatctTATAAGATACttaggaattaattataagctctttattatatattataaaaaaataaataaaaaaataaaatatataaattaaagactataataatacttataatattatattaattataaataaactaattaggttaaaaagctattagtTGTATAATTAGCTTAgaatatagctataaataaaaatataaaaagtatattagcttatattaactttagatttatattagatatatattaataaatataagatattattattaattttaaagctatttttattaataattagttAAAAAAtctatataaagaaatataaataaaacttaaatttatttaaaataagataataaactatattaataagaaaaagattaagaaattaattttcTTAAAGGGgaatataatttattttataataaaaatattaaaataaaataataaaataaaaaacttaattataagtatattagattatataaaattaaataagaaatCTTAAAATATACCtataaattaaacttattacctaaggttaagctttatttaatcttttatatctttttacttaaattaatataaaatattctttaaattaaaattaataataaattaaaggCTAAGGTTAATAAActaaaagaatatattataaaaattatccttaatataaataatattaataataaaataatatattttattaaatagaAAAACTATTTAGACTAAAGAAAATACCTAAGAGTTAcctaaataccttattaatatataatatttcttaaaggacttttattaataatactaataagaaaaaaaagcttaaaactaataatactctaattaataatatctatagcaCTTATAAACTATGCTATAAGCATAGCCT includes:
- a CDS encoding Zinc-type alcohol dehydrogenase-like protein, which codes for MSNNKTLIYKKVPNGLPVPGEDLAVEARAIDLESPPKGGLILEILQASFDPYLRGKMRDPKIKSYSAAFEINQPIVNATVSKVLKTDSPEYNEGDLVVAATPIAEYARVEDLKAQMVRKITNPFSLDIGLFLGPLGMPGLTAWSGLHKIGQPKEGETIFISSAAGAVGQVVGQVAKRAGLTVIGSVGSDEKLDFIINELGFDSGFNYKKESPSSALGRLAPNGIDIYFENVGGDHLEAALEAMNIGGRIPMCGMISGYNTPIAERPGIKNMAYVVSKQILMQGFIVTNPDYWAVYFKEHQESLQKWFADGSMKAKLSVTEGIENAAEGLVGMLKGENFGKAVLKIK